One stretch of Comamonas testosteroni DNA includes these proteins:
- a CDS encoding DUF2271 domain-containing protein, whose protein sequence is MAKRIFKTSVALSAVVGLPAIAGGMNVAVTVPQLQVAEYHKPYVAVWLEKADGGVAANLSVWYDAKMKNAEGTKWLKDMRQWWRRTGRELSFPIDGVTQPTKPVGTHALSFAEGKNPLPQLAPGQYKLMVEAAREVGGRELVSIPFEWPVKQATSLSANGSTELGAIKLELKP, encoded by the coding sequence ATGGCGAAGCGGATTTTCAAAACCTCGGTGGCATTGAGCGCCGTGGTGGGCCTGCCGGCAATCGCCGGCGGCATGAATGTGGCGGTGACCGTGCCCCAGTTGCAGGTGGCCGAATACCACAAGCCCTATGTTGCTGTGTGGCTGGAAAAGGCCGATGGTGGCGTGGCAGCCAATCTGTCCGTCTGGTACGACGCAAAGATGAAGAATGCCGAGGGCACCAAGTGGCTCAAGGACATGCGCCAGTGGTGGCGTCGTACCGGTCGCGAGCTGAGCTTTCCCATCGACGGCGTGACCCAGCCGACCAAGCCCGTGGGCACCCATGCGCTGTCTTTTGCCGAAGGCAAGAACCCGCTGCCCCAGCTGGCTCCCGGCCAGTACAAGCTGATGGTGGAAGCCGCGCGTGAAGTCGGCGGCCGCGAGCTGGTGTCCATTCCCTTCGAGTGGCCCGTCAAGCAGGCCACCAGCCTGAGCGCCAATGGCAGCACCGAGCTGGGCGCGATCAAGCTGGAATTGAAGCCTTGA
- a CDS encoding PepSY-associated TM helix domain-containing protein: protein MTAASSNAPQRAYWLKKLHEWHWISSAICLIGMLLFAVTGFTLNHAGQIESKPRVESRDAQLPRDLLEKLQQAQRQGVEAADKNAVGLPAEVDGWLAQQIKVSAEGFAVEWSEDEAYVPMPRPGGDAWLRVDLKEGLVEYEKTDRGWISYLNDLHKGRNTGGAWSLFIDVFAIGCLVFCITGLLILKMHAQRRPMTWPMVGLGLVLPALLVLLLVH from the coding sequence ATGACCGCGGCTTCCTCCAACGCCCCGCAGCGGGCGTACTGGCTCAAAAAATTACATGAGTGGCACTGGATCAGCTCCGCCATCTGCCTGATCGGCATGCTGCTGTTTGCCGTGACGGGATTCACCTTGAATCACGCCGGGCAGATCGAGTCCAAGCCCAGGGTCGAATCGCGTGATGCGCAACTGCCTCGGGATTTGCTCGAAAAACTGCAGCAAGCCCAGAGGCAGGGCGTGGAAGCGGCGGACAAGAATGCCGTGGGCTTGCCTGCCGAGGTGGATGGCTGGCTGGCTCAGCAGATCAAGGTCAGTGCCGAGGGTTTTGCCGTGGAGTGGAGCGAAGACGAGGCCTATGTGCCCATGCCGCGCCCGGGAGGCGATGCCTGGCTGCGTGTGGATCTGAAGGAGGGCTTGGTCGAGTACGAGAAGACCGACCGGGGCTGGATCTCCTACCTCAACGACTTGCACAAGGGGCGCAATACGGGCGGAGCCTGGAGCCTGTTCATAGACGTCTTTGCGATTGGCTGCCTGGTGTTCTGCATCACGGGTCTGCTGATCCTGAAGATGCATGCACAGCGCCGGCCCATGACCTGGCCCATGGTGGGTCTGGGGCTGGTGCTGCCGGCCCTGCTGGTTCTGCTGCTCGTGCACTGA
- a CDS encoding TonB-dependent receptor, with the protein MSNNHLTPTDSNGLRCELKQIVIAAGLCLIGASAMAQQETTLSTVNVEATADASFKTEASPQGKFTAPLLDTPKTVQVINEEIIKQTGATSLQDALRSTPGITFGNGEGGNPTGDQPFIRGMDAQSSTFVDGMRDIASGTRELFNVEAVEVIKGADSAYAGRGGAGGSINITTKKAKNENFISGDVGLGTDNYLRGTLDINRKINETTGIRLNAMGHSADVPGRNGPDNKRWGIAPTVTFGMGTATEVTLSWQHLQTDNTPDGGVPYLYSNGVNAAGSTNATQLPGGSKIRPTYGNSRDNWYGLNNRDYEKEKSDLFTASVTHKFTDTNKIRNSLRYSKTKQDYVWTQPDDSKGNALNGYVWRRGNYRVYDTTTLQNVTEFTGKEQTGSIGHSYAFGLELSKEKADGSSGAIQSGTGVCTSVSDPWCTTLSNPGGANAPWNFAWSLPAQSTVNKIDTIAVYGFDTLKLNEQWLVNAGLRVDHYKLNASGPAGGRGASAYPAYDLSRSDTMFNYQLGVVYKPASNGSIYANIGTSSRPGGSTLGNGSEDLTTTTDALISLKPEKTKSIELGTKWDLLDKKLNLTAAVFRNEVTNVRISDATGTYMGGNKEVNGIELGFTGQILSNLSVFGGYTYMDSEFKNMGKDDVRNGLPFYNTPKHSFSLWTSYKPMAKLTLGLGIYAQSDVAASYIQGKGGIVTKGASGYARYDAMMAYQIDKNLSFQLNVYNLGNKVYYTGVRSPHYANMGAGRSAVASLKFTY; encoded by the coding sequence ATGTCCAACAACCATCTGACCCCGACCGACTCCAACGGCTTGCGCTGCGAGCTCAAGCAAATCGTGATTGCCGCAGGCCTGTGCCTGATTGGCGCCAGCGCGATGGCTCAGCAGGAAACCACCTTGTCCACCGTGAATGTGGAAGCCACCGCCGACGCCAGCTTCAAGACCGAAGCCAGCCCTCAAGGCAAGTTCACCGCCCCTTTGCTGGACACGCCCAAGACCGTTCAGGTCATCAATGAAGAGATCATCAAGCAGACGGGGGCAACCAGCCTGCAGGATGCCCTGCGCTCCACCCCCGGCATCACCTTCGGCAACGGCGAAGGCGGCAACCCCACCGGCGACCAGCCTTTCATCCGCGGCATGGACGCCCAGTCCAGCACCTTTGTGGACGGCATGCGTGACATCGCCTCCGGCACCCGCGAGCTGTTCAACGTCGAAGCCGTGGAAGTCATCAAGGGCGCGGACTCGGCCTATGCCGGTCGTGGCGGCGCTGGTGGCTCCATCAACATCACCACCAAAAAGGCCAAGAACGAGAACTTCATCTCCGGCGATGTGGGCCTGGGCACCGACAACTATCTGCGCGGCACGCTGGACATCAACCGCAAGATCAACGAGACCACCGGCATTCGCCTGAACGCCATGGGCCACAGTGCCGACGTTCCTGGCCGCAACGGTCCTGACAACAAGCGCTGGGGCATTGCCCCCACCGTGACCTTCGGCATGGGCACAGCCACCGAAGTGACCCTGTCCTGGCAGCATCTGCAGACCGACAACACCCCCGACGGCGGCGTGCCTTATCTGTATAGCAACGGTGTCAACGCAGCCGGTTCAACCAACGCAACGCAACTGCCCGGTGGCTCCAAGATTCGCCCCACTTACGGCAACAGCCGCGACAACTGGTATGGTCTGAACAACCGTGACTATGAGAAGGAAAAGAGCGATCTGTTCACGGCCTCGGTCACCCACAAGTTCACCGACACCAACAAGATCCGCAACAGCCTGCGCTACAGCAAGACCAAGCAGGACTATGTCTGGACACAGCCCGACGACTCCAAGGGCAATGCCCTCAATGGCTATGTCTGGCGCCGTGGCAACTATCGTGTCTATGACACCACCACGCTGCAGAACGTGACCGAATTTACCGGCAAGGAACAGACCGGCTCCATCGGCCACAGCTATGCCTTCGGCCTGGAACTGTCCAAGGAAAAGGCCGACGGCAGCTCCGGCGCAATCCAGAGCGGCACCGGCGTGTGCACCTCGGTGTCCGACCCCTGGTGCACCACTTTGAGCAACCCCGGCGGCGCCAATGCCCCCTGGAACTTTGCCTGGTCACTGCCTGCGCAATCCACCGTCAACAAAATCGACACCATTGCTGTCTACGGCTTTGATACTCTGAAGCTCAACGAGCAATGGCTGGTGAATGCCGGTCTGCGCGTGGACCACTACAAGCTCAACGCTTCCGGCCCCGCCGGCGGCCGTGGCGCCAGCGCCTACCCGGCGTATGACCTGAGCCGCAGCGATACGATGTTCAACTACCAGCTGGGTGTGGTCTACAAGCCCGCATCCAATGGCAGCATCTACGCCAATATCGGCACCTCTTCGCGCCCCGGTGGCTCGACTCTGGGCAACGGCAGCGAGGACCTGACCACGACCACAGATGCGCTGATCAGCCTGAAGCCGGAAAAGACCAAGTCCATCGAGCTGGGCACCAAATGGGACCTGCTGGACAAGAAGCTGAACCTGACTGCCGCAGTCTTCCGCAATGAAGTGACCAATGTGCGCATCAGCGATGCAACCGGCACGTACATGGGCGGCAACAAGGAAGTCAATGGCATCGAACTGGGCTTTACCGGCCAGATCCTGTCCAATCTGAGCGTGTTCGGCGGCTATACCTATATGGATAGCGAATTCAAGAACATGGGCAAGGACGATGTTCGCAATGGCCTGCCCTTCTACAACACGCCCAAGCACAGCTTCAGCCTGTGGACCAGCTACAAGCCCATGGCCAAGCTGACCTTGGGTCTGGGCATCTATGCTCAGAGCGACGTTGCTGCCAGCTACATTCAAGGCAAGGGGGGCATCGTGACCAAGGGCGCTTCCGGCTATGCCCGTTACGACGCGATGATGGCCTATCAGATCGACAAGAACCTGAGCTTCCAGCTGAACGTCTACAACCTGGGCAACAAGGTGTACTACACCGGCGTGCGCTCGCCCCACTACGCCAATATGGGCGCCGGCCGCTCTGCCGTGGCTTCGCTCAAGTTCACGTACTAA
- a CDS encoding Fe2+-dependent dioxygenase, with the protein MLLRIPCLLTPDEVRHCRQALEAASWQDGKATAGHVAAQVKRNLQLPLDSKTGQQIGDLILDRLGRNPLFMSAALPLKVLPPRFNRYEGGGTYGNHIDNAFFTIPGTAIKVRTDVSTTVFFSDADEYEGGELIVEDTFGQQSVKLAAGDAIVYPGTSLHRVNPVTRGTRYASFFWTHSLVKSAEQRRLLFDLDQSIQQLTQEQPEHPRIAALSGTYHNLLRMWSES; encoded by the coding sequence ATGTTGCTACGCATCCCCTGCCTGCTCACTCCCGATGAAGTACGCCACTGCCGTCAGGCGCTGGAAGCCGCCAGCTGGCAGGACGGCAAGGCCACGGCCGGTCATGTGGCCGCGCAGGTCAAGCGCAATCTGCAGCTGCCGCTGGACAGCAAGACCGGCCAGCAGATAGGCGATCTGATCCTGGACCGACTGGGCCGCAACCCACTGTTCATGTCGGCAGCCCTGCCGCTCAAGGTCCTGCCACCGCGCTTCAATCGCTATGAGGGCGGAGGTACCTATGGCAACCATATCGACAACGCCTTCTTCACCATTCCGGGCACGGCCATCAAGGTCAGAACCGATGTCTCCACCACGGTGTTCTTCAGCGATGCCGACGAATACGAAGGCGGCGAGCTGATCGTGGAAGACACATTCGGCCAGCAAAGCGTGAAGCTGGCCGCCGGCGACGCCATCGTCTACCCCGGCACCAGCCTGCACCGAGTCAACCCCGTGACGCGCGGCACGCGCTATGCCTCGTTCTTCTGGACGCACAGCCTGGTCAAGTCGGCGGAGCAGCGCCGTCTGCTGTTTGATCTGGACCAGAGCATTCAGCAACTCACGCAAGAGCAGCCCGAGCACCCGCGCATCGCCGCCCTCTCGGGTACCTATCACAATCTCTTGCGCATGTGGTCTGAAAGCTAG
- a CDS encoding alpha-hydroxy acid oxidase → MNAAGQPVKPPLTQISAQIGSLADYARLAREHMEAQAWAHLESGADQGLTLGHNRQAFDRIRLCPEPLADLSAAHTRQSLLGQSLDWPLLLAPVAYQRLAHPEGELATARAAMAMRTGMVVSTLSSCTLEEIAQAAQAAAQELGRSGPLWFQLYQQSTREHTLQLIRRAEDAAYQALVWTVDAHIKRSSYPLPPGVEAVNLRGMPQQRQSGDLMSEHILFGSELARGVPTWDDLVWLRQQTRLPLIVKGLLSARAAAQAVELGADAIVVSNHGGRVLDTAVSALEVLPAIRAATPAHIPLLMDGGVRQGTDVLKAIALGASAVLLGRPQMHALAAAGMLGVAHMLYLLRAELELAMAQTGCASLDQIAPRLLTTC, encoded by the coding sequence TTGAATGCCGCAGGCCAGCCCGTCAAACCGCCACTGACGCAGATTTCCGCGCAGATAGGCTCCCTGGCGGACTACGCCCGGCTGGCCCGCGAGCATATGGAGGCTCAGGCCTGGGCCCACCTGGAAAGCGGTGCGGACCAGGGTCTGACCCTAGGCCACAACCGCCAGGCCTTCGACCGCATCCGTCTCTGCCCTGAGCCGCTGGCCGATCTGTCCGCCGCGCATACGCGGCAAAGCCTTCTGGGTCAGAGTCTGGACTGGCCGTTGCTGCTGGCACCGGTTGCCTATCAGCGGCTGGCGCATCCCGAAGGCGAACTCGCCACGGCGCGAGCGGCCATGGCCATGCGCACCGGCATGGTGGTCAGCACCCTATCCAGCTGCACGCTGGAGGAAATCGCCCAGGCCGCGCAAGCTGCAGCGCAGGAGCTGGGGCGCAGCGGCCCACTGTGGTTCCAGCTCTACCAGCAGTCAACGCGCGAGCATACGCTGCAGCTGATTCGCCGCGCCGAAGATGCCGCTTATCAGGCCCTGGTCTGGACGGTGGACGCCCATATCAAGCGCTCCAGCTACCCGCTGCCGCCAGGCGTGGAGGCCGTCAATCTGCGTGGCATGCCCCAGCAACGGCAGAGCGGCGATCTGATGAGCGAGCACATTCTGTTCGGCAGCGAGCTGGCCCGAGGCGTGCCCACCTGGGACGACCTGGTCTGGCTGCGTCAGCAAACCCGGCTGCCCCTGATCGTCAAAGGCCTGCTCTCGGCCCGCGCCGCCGCGCAAGCCGTGGAGCTGGGGGCCGATGCCATTGTGGTCTCCAACCATGGCGGGCGAGTGCTGGACACCGCCGTTTCCGCCCTCGAAGTGCTGCCTGCCATTCGCGCGGCCACGCCTGCCCATATTCCGCTGCTGATGGACGGCGGCGTTCGCCAGGGCACCGATGTACTCAAGGCCATCGCCCTGGGTGCCAGTGCCGTGCTGCTGGGCCGGCCGCAAATGCATGCCCTGGCGGCTGCCGGCATGCTGGGGGTTGCACATATGCTGTATCTATTGCGCGCCGAGCTGGAGCTGGCCATGGCCCAGACCGGCTGCGCCAGCCTCGATCAGATCGCCCCCCGGCTTTTAACCACTTGCTGA
- a CDS encoding (2Fe-2S)-binding protein: protein MIVCVCRRVSDREIARHAHAGMSFDEIQFELGVATQCGRCEGCARDVVAQCSASHPIAAIHNEAQSCASVQTVQLATNILESKAWPTSPSSQPSLAV, encoded by the coding sequence ATGATCGTCTGTGTATGCCGCCGGGTTTCTGACCGAGAAATAGCACGCCACGCGCATGCGGGGATGAGCTTTGACGAAATCCAGTTTGAATTGGGTGTTGCCACACAATGCGGGCGCTGCGAAGGCTGCGCACGCGATGTCGTCGCCCAGTGCAGTGCAAGCCATCCGATCGCGGCCATCCACAACGAAGCGCAATCCTGCGCGTCGGTGCAGACGGTTCAGCTTGCCACCAACATTCTGGAAAGCAAAGCATGGCCCACCTCTCCGTCCTCTCAGCCGTCTTTGGCAGTCTGA